A stretch of Planctomicrobium piriforme DNA encodes these proteins:
- a CDS encoding CvpA family protein has product MISLTWYDILTIALLLFFTVRGAMKGVLFQLASLAGIVLCFVFANAISQAAGPYVHLEPPLNNWVVLAGAYLVFTFICFLIARMLNEWIERNKLKDFDRHLGAVLGLVKGVALSLVLTFFVVTMSVSSREALKASYTGRYTAIIMDRLHPIMPEKLHNAVAEYIHLLDGDGQDLHAHSNNPGQPAESPFGLPSPFPPLNSPTPSPFNSNPTPTPAPIPNPQTLWGQLQGLFTSDSQRVVSDALQKSDPQTRTQIEQGLQSLMQSVPPQERAALQQQIVQVGSTQLKQYLDWKLSSLSAPVQPTTPANPVSNPTPASNYPSTTPNPASPPTVTPPANAAAQRSTLAREISGVYSSLPNIRQSIEMDIAQRTAGVPDAVVIAALDDWKADLQGRRPDPDPQTASEHPVEVRIIHQLQFAGLRVEQLGPDVQQRLRAAQAQGTTFGNPL; this is encoded by the coding sequence ATGATTTCGCTGACCTGGTACGACATTCTGACAATCGCCCTCTTGCTGTTCTTCACGGTTCGTGGAGCCATGAAAGGGGTGTTGTTTCAGCTCGCCAGTCTGGCCGGAATTGTCCTCTGCTTCGTCTTCGCCAATGCCATTTCACAGGCGGCCGGCCCATATGTGCATCTCGAACCGCCGCTCAACAATTGGGTCGTGCTGGCGGGAGCCTATCTGGTCTTCACGTTCATCTGCTTTCTGATCGCCAGAATGCTCAATGAATGGATCGAGAGGAACAAGCTCAAGGATTTCGACCGCCATCTCGGTGCGGTATTGGGGCTGGTGAAAGGCGTCGCGCTGTCGCTAGTGCTGACTTTCTTCGTGGTGACGATGTCGGTCAGCTCGCGCGAGGCGCTGAAAGCGTCTTACACTGGCCGGTACACCGCGATCATCATGGACCGGCTGCATCCGATCATGCCGGAGAAGTTGCACAATGCCGTGGCCGAATACATCCATTTGCTCGATGGCGACGGCCAGGATCTGCACGCTCATTCCAACAATCCCGGCCAGCCGGCCGAATCTCCGTTTGGATTGCCGTCTCCGTTCCCGCCGCTGAACTCTCCTACGCCGTCTCCATTCAATTCGAATCCAACTCCCACGCCGGCTCCGATCCCGAACCCGCAGACGCTGTGGGGGCAGTTGCAAGGGTTGTTCACTTCGGACTCCCAAAGGGTCGTTTCCGACGCTTTGCAGAAGTCTGACCCTCAAACCCGAACTCAGATCGAACAGGGTCTGCAGTCGCTGATGCAGTCAGTGCCGCCGCAGGAACGCGCGGCGCTGCAGCAGCAGATCGTGCAGGTCGGTTCGACGCAGCTCAAACAGTACCTGGACTGGAAGCTGAGTTCGCTATCGGCACCTGTGCAGCCCACGACGCCGGCAAACCCGGTTTCGAATCCGACGCCGGCCTCGAACTACCCGAGTACGACTCCGAATCCCGCGTCGCCGCCGACTGTCACGCCGCCGGCGAACGCCGCCGCCCAGCGATCAACTCTCGCGCGGGAGATCTCGGGAGTCTATTCCTCCTTGCCGAACATCCGCCAAAGTATTGAAATGGACATTGCCCAGCGGACGGCCGGAGTGCCGGACGCGGTGGTGATTGCCGCGCTCGACGACTGGAAAGCCGACCTGCAGGGCCGCCGTCCCGACCCTGATCCACAGACCGCTTCCGAGCATCCCGTGGAAGTGCGGATCATTCACCAGTTGCAGTTCGCAGGACTGCGGGTGGAACAACTCGGCCCGGACGTCCAGCAACGCCTCCGCGCCGCCCAGGCCCAGGGGACGACATTCGGAAACCCGTTGTAA